Proteins from a single region of Salipiger sp. H15:
- a CDS encoding indolepyruvate ferredoxin oxidoreductase family protein yields MSKQAISLQDRFDLNKNSVLLNGTQALVRLMLMQKERDRAAGLHTAGYVTGYRGSPLGSVDIQMKRAGKLLAENDIVFQEGLNEDLAATALWGSQQAELRGEGKYDGVFGLWYGKGPGVDRSGDVMRHANMAGTSRHGGVLMAMGDDHTGESSTVLHQSEWALVDAYMPVVSPAGVQEVLDFGIYGFALSRFSGLWVGLKTMKDTVEATAVVDGRPDRMSLVTPEFLMPEGGLNIRLGDTPHAQEARMIDYKRFAAEAFSRANGMDRRVWGKPGAKIGLVAAGKNWLDLQHALSLLNIDEAEAERLGITTYKVGQTFPLDMKGFHDWAEGLDLIVIVEEKRKLIEVQVKEAIFDDRRGRRVYGWYKGGAGGMHREELFPTRGALDPVWIAEKLGGIFLEEGRDTDGIKAGLAALDEARKADNAPDLAARLPYFCSGCPHNTSTKVPEGSRAYAGIGCHYMVQWMDRSTTGFTHMGGEGVNWVGEAPFSKRSHVFQNLGDGTYNHSGSLAIRAALAAGTNITYKILFNDAVAMTGGQPNEGGLTADRIARELKAMGVEHLAVVYDEKEEVNFDLFPGGIEKFERSEMDAVQKRFEKIGGVSVILYIQTCAAEKRRRRKKGTFPDPDKRVFINTDVCEGCGDCGVQSNCVSIVPAETELGRKRAIDQSSCNKDYSCLKGFCPSFVTLEGAKIRKGETTDLDLPHLPQPVLPTIDKTHNVVITGVGGTGVVTIGAVLAQAAQIAGMGAGMMEMAGLAQKGGAVHIHLRLARRPEDISAVRVATGEADALIGGDLVVSAGAKTLGLTKRGRTGAVVNGHEIITGEFTRNTEFQLPFDQLRVALEARMQGNLAIFDATELARITMGDSIFSNMMILGASWQRGLLPLPHDAIAEAIRLNGAAVERNLRAFEIGRWAVLHPAEAAALITPKVTPKPKSLDEKIAFRADHLAVYQNARLARKYRALVDGIPDRRLREAVARGYHKLLAYKDEYEVARMHLETRRKAEESFEPGFEMRFHLAPPMLAKQGSDGRPVKKTYGESMLRTFGLLAKLKWLRGTPFDPFGRTAERRMERALIAQYERDMAEVLPKVTPATLDATVALAELPLQIRGYGPVKEASERKAAKRREELLAVIRAGGTPLSKAAE; encoded by the coding sequence ATGAGCAAGCAAGCAATTTCCCTGCAGGACAGGTTCGATCTAAACAAGAATTCCGTCCTTTTGAATGGCACACAGGCGCTGGTCCGCCTGATGCTGATGCAAAAAGAGCGCGATCGCGCCGCCGGGCTGCACACGGCCGGCTACGTGACCGGCTACCGCGGCTCGCCGCTGGGCTCGGTCGACATCCAGATGAAGCGCGCCGGAAAGCTGCTGGCCGAGAATGACATCGTCTTTCAGGAAGGGCTGAACGAGGATCTCGCGGCCACGGCGCTCTGGGGCTCGCAACAGGCCGAGCTTCGCGGCGAGGGCAAGTACGACGGGGTCTTCGGGCTCTGGTACGGCAAGGGCCCCGGCGTCGACCGCTCGGGCGACGTGATGCGCCACGCCAACATGGCGGGCACCTCGAGGCACGGCGGCGTGCTCATGGCGATGGGCGACGATCACACCGGCGAAAGCTCGACGGTGCTGCACCAGTCGGAATGGGCGCTTGTCGATGCCTACATGCCGGTGGTCTCGCCCGCCGGGGTGCAGGAGGTGCTGGACTTCGGCATCTACGGCTTTGCGCTCTCCCGCTTCTCCGGCCTCTGGGTCGGCCTCAAGACGATGAAGGACACGGTCGAGGCCACCGCCGTCGTCGATGGCCGCCCGGACCGCATGTCGCTGGTCACCCCCGAGTTCCTGATGCCCGAGGGCGGGCTCAACATCCGCCTCGGCGACACGCCGCACGCGCAGGAAGCGCGGATGATCGACTACAAGCGCTTCGCCGCCGAGGCCTTCTCGCGCGCGAACGGCATGGACCGGCGCGTCTGGGGCAAGCCCGGCGCAAAGATCGGCCTCGTGGCGGCCGGCAAGAACTGGCTCGACCTGCAGCATGCCCTGTCGCTGCTGAACATCGACGAGGCCGAGGCCGAGCGTCTCGGCATCACCACCTACAAGGTGGGCCAGACCTTCCCGCTCGACATGAAGGGCTTCCACGACTGGGCCGAGGGGCTCGACCTCATCGTCATCGTCGAGGAGAAGCGCAAGCTGATCGAGGTGCAGGTCAAGGAGGCGATCTTCGACGACCGCCGCGGCCGCCGCGTCTATGGCTGGTACAAGGGCGGGGCGGGCGGCATGCACCGCGAGGAGCTCTTCCCGACCCGCGGCGCGCTCGACCCGGTGTGGATCGCCGAGAAGCTCGGCGGCATCTTCCTCGAGGAAGGCCGCGACACCGACGGCATCAAGGCGGGGCTCGCCGCGCTCGACGAGGCGCGCAAGGCCGACAACGCCCCCGACCTCGCGGCGCGGCTGCCCTATTTCTGCTCGGGCTGCCCGCACAACACCTCGACCAAGGTGCCCGAGGGCTCGCGCGCCTATGCCGGGATCGGCTGTCACTACATGGTGCAATGGATGGACCGCAGCACCACCGGCTTCACCCACATGGGCGGCGAGGGGGTGAACTGGGTCGGCGAGGCGCCGTTCTCGAAGCGCAGCCACGTGTTCCAGAACCTCGGCGACGGCACCTACAACCACTCGGGCTCGCTGGCGATCCGCGCGGCGCTCGCCGCGGGCACCAACATCACCTACAAGATCCTCTTCAACGACGCCGTCGCCATGACCGGCGGCCAGCCCAACGAGGGCGGGCTTACCGCCGACCGCATCGCCCGCGAGCTGAAGGCGATGGGGGTCGAGCACCTTGCCGTGGTCTACGACGAGAAGGAGGAGGTGAACTTCGACCTCTTCCCCGGCGGCATCGAGAAATTCGAGCGTTCGGAAATGGACGCGGTGCAGAAGCGCTTCGAGAAGATCGGCGGCGTCTCGGTCATCCTCTACATCCAGACCTGTGCCGCCGAGAAGCGCCGCCGCCGCAAGAAGGGCACCTTCCCGGATCCGGACAAGCGGGTCTTCATCAACACCGACGTCTGCGAGGGCTGCGGCGATTGCGGCGTGCAGTCGAACTGCGTCTCGATCGTCCCCGCCGAGACCGAGCTCGGCCGCAAGCGCGCCATCGACCAGTCGAGCTGCAACAAGGACTACTCCTGCCTCAAGGGTTTCTGCCCCTCCTTCGTGACCCTCGAGGGCGCGAAGATCCGCAAGGGTGAGACGACCGACCTCGACCTGCCGCACCTGCCGCAGCCGGTGCTTCCGACGATCGACAAGACCCACAACGTGGTGATCACCGGCGTCGGCGGCACCGGCGTCGTGACCATCGGCGCGGTGCTGGCGCAGGCGGCGCAGATCGCCGGCATGGGCGCGGGCATGATGGAGATGGCCGGTCTCGCGCAGAAGGGCGGCGCGGTGCACATCCACCTGCGGCTGGCCAGGCGCCCCGAGGACATCTCGGCGGTGCGCGTGGCGACCGGCGAGGCCGATGCGCTGATCGGCGGCGACCTCGTGGTCAGCGCCGGGGCCAAGACGCTGGGGCTGACGAAACGCGGCCGCACCGGCGCCGTGGTCAACGGGCACGAGATCATCACCGGCGAGTTCACCCGCAACACAGAGTTCCAGCTGCCCTTCGACCAGTTGCGCGTGGCGCTCGAGGCACGGATGCAGGGCAATCTCGCGATCTTCGACGCGACCGAGCTGGCGCGGATCACCATGGGGGACTCGATCTTCTCCAACATGATGATCCTCGGCGCCTCCTGGCAGCGCGGCCTGCTGCCGCTGCCGCATGACGCCATCGCGGAGGCCATCCGCCTCAACGGCGCGGCGGTCGAGCGCAACCTGCGGGCCTTCGAGATCGGCCGCTGGGCGGTGCTCCACCCCGCCGAGGCCGCGGCGCTGATCACCCCGAAGGTGACCCCGAAGCCGAAGTCGCTCGACGAGAAGATCGCCTTCCGCGCGGATCACCTCGCGGTTTACCAGAACGCGCGGCTCGCGAGGAAATACCGCGCGCTGGTGGACGGCATCCCCGACCGCCGCCTGCGCGAGGCGGTGGCCAGGGGCTACCACAAGCTGCTCGCCTACAAGGACGAGTACGAGGTTGCGCGCATGCATCTCGAGACCCGCAGGAAGGCCGAGGAAAGCTTCGAGCCCGGCTTCGAGATGCGCTTCCACCTCGCCCCGCCGATGCTGGCGAAGCAGGGCTCGGACGGCCGCCCGGTGAAGAAGACCTACGGCGAGTCGATGCTGAGGACCTTCGGCCTTCTGGCGAAGCTGAAATGGCTGCGCGGCACGCCCTTCGACCCCTTCGGCCGGACCGCCGAGCGCCGCATGGAGCGCGCCCTCATCGCGCAGTACGAGCGCGACATGGCCGAGGTGCTGCCGAAGGTGACGCCGGCCACGCTCGATGCCACCGTCGCCCTCGCCGAGCTGCCGCTGCAGATCCGCGGCTACGGCCCGGTCAAGGAGGCCTCCGAGCGCAAGGCCGCCAAGCGCCGCGAGGAGCTGCTCGCGGTGATCCGCGCCGGCGGCACGCCGCTCTCGAAGGCCGCGGAGTAA
- a CDS encoding LysR family transcriptional regulator — MDWDKLRIFHAVADAGSLTHAGDALHLSQSAVSRQIRALEEALDTTLFHRHARGLILTEQGELLFDATAAMVKRIDSATARIRDSEEEVFGELKVTTTHGFGVLWLAPRLTKLYEKYPDLKIDLMLEERVLDLPMREADVAIRMKEPSQADLIRKRLMSIRMRMYASPAYLEANGLPESLEDLSAHRLICQNPNSAQVLSGKALVQKLLTYDIRTGLTVNNYFGVLQAVIANLGIGVLPDYIIEDFPHVVRVLPDVESNEVPVFLAYPEELRHSKRVTAFRDFVQDEIFAHRRQLKAMGAD, encoded by the coding sequence ATGGATTGGGATAAGCTCAGGATCTTTCACGCTGTCGCGGATGCGGGCAGCCTGACACACGCGGGAGATGCGCTGCATCTGTCGCAATCCGCCGTGTCTCGGCAGATCCGGGCGCTGGAAGAGGCGCTCGACACCACTCTGTTCCACCGTCACGCCCGCGGACTGATTCTCACCGAGCAGGGCGAGCTGCTGTTCGACGCGACCGCCGCCATGGTGAAACGCATCGACAGCGCCACCGCGCGGATCCGCGACAGCGAGGAAGAGGTGTTCGGCGAGCTGAAGGTCACCACGACCCACGGCTTCGGCGTGCTCTGGCTCGCGCCGCGCCTGACCAAGCTCTACGAGAAATACCCCGACCTGAAGATCGACCTCATGCTTGAGGAGCGGGTGCTCGACCTGCCGATGCGCGAGGCCGACGTCGCGATCCGCATGAAGGAACCCAGCCAGGCGGACCTCATCCGCAAGCGGCTGATGTCGATCCGCATGCGCATGTATGCCTCGCCCGCCTATCTCGAGGCGAACGGCCTGCCCGAGTCGCTCGAGGATCTCTCGGCGCACCGGCTGATCTGCCAGAACCCGAACTCGGCGCAGGTGCTCTCGGGCAAGGCGCTGGTCCAGAAGCTGCTCACCTATGACATCCGCACAGGGCTCACGGTGAACAACTACTTCGGCGTGCTGCAGGCGGTGATCGCCAACCTCGGCATCGGCGTGCTGCCCGACTATATCATCGAGGATTTCCCGCACGTGGTCCGGGTGCTCCCCGACGTCGAGAGCAACGAGGTGCCCGTGTTCCTCGCCTATCCCGAAGAATTGCGTCATTCCAAGCGGGTAACCGCCTTCCGCGACTTCGTGCAGGACGAGATCTTCGCGCATCGGCGGCAGCTGAAGGCGATGGGCGCCGACTGA
- the ccmE gene encoding cytochrome c maturation protein CcmE → MGLKSLKKQRRIQIVALAAVALVVSTALIGYAMRDGINFFRSPTQVVEAPPSPNETFRIGGLVEEGSLVRGQGHEISFSVTDGGASVPVVFEGVLPDLFGEKQGMVGTGRYVDGVFRATEILAKHDETYMPKEVIDALKEQGVYEDPNAGS, encoded by the coding sequence ATGGGTCTCAAATCGCTGAAGAAGCAGCGGCGCATCCAGATCGTGGCGCTGGCCGCGGTGGCGCTGGTCGTCTCGACCGCGCTGATCGGCTACGCGATGCGTGACGGCATCAACTTCTTCCGCTCGCCGACCCAGGTGGTCGAGGCGCCGCCCTCGCCGAACGAGACCTTCCGCATCGGCGGGCTGGTCGAGGAAGGCAGCCTGGTGCGCGGGCAGGGTCACGAGATCAGCTTTTCGGTAACCGACGGCGGCGCCTCGGTGCCGGTGGTCTTCGAGGGGGTGCTGCCGGATCTCTTCGGCGAGAAGCAGGGCATGGTCGGCACCGGGCGCTATGTCGACGGCGTGTTCCGCGCCACCGAGATCCTTGCCAAGCACGACGAGACCTACATGCCGAAGGAGGTCATCGACGCGCTGAAGGAACAGGGCGTCTACGAGGACCCGAACGCCGGCAGCTGA
- the murI gene encoding glutamate racemase codes for MAVGVFDSGLGGLTVLDAVAKRLPEVPFVYYADSRHAPYGVRDADDIFNLTVDAVQKLWDAGCDLVILACNTASAAALRRMQEGGLPKGKRVLGVFVPLIEALTERQWGDNSPPREVAVQHVALFATPATVRSRAFQRELAFRAIGVDVEAQACGGLVDAIEEGDMILAEALVRSHVEALKRKMPEPQAAILGCTHYPLMQEIFQEALGPEVTVYSQANLVADSLADYLVRHPDMYGTSTESRFLTTGDPRKVSVHATQFLKRPLSFESA; via the coding sequence ATGGCGGTTGGTGTGTTCGATTCCGGGCTCGGCGGGCTCACGGTGCTGGACGCGGTCGCGAAGCGGCTGCCCGAGGTGCCCTTCGTCTACTACGCCGACAGCCGGCACGCGCCCTACGGCGTGCGCGACGCGGATGACATCTTCAACCTGACCGTCGACGCGGTGCAGAAGCTCTGGGACGCGGGCTGCGACCTGGTGATCCTCGCCTGCAACACCGCCTCGGCCGCGGCGCTGCGGCGCATGCAGGAGGGCGGGCTGCCGAAGGGCAAGCGCGTGCTCGGGGTCTTCGTGCCGCTGATCGAGGCGCTGACCGAACGCCAGTGGGGCGACAACTCGCCGCCGCGCGAGGTCGCGGTGCAGCATGTCGCGCTCTTTGCCACGCCGGCCACGGTGCGCAGCCGCGCGTTCCAGCGCGAGCTCGCCTTCCGCGCTATCGGCGTCGACGTCGAGGCGCAGGCCTGCGGCGGACTGGTCGATGCCATCGAGGAGGGCGACATGATCCTCGCCGAGGCGCTGGTGCGAAGCCATGTCGAGGCGCTGAAGCGCAAGATGCCCGAGCCGCAGGCGGCGATCCTCGGCTGCACCCACTACCCGCTGATGCAGGAGATCTTCCAGGAGGCGCTCGGCCCCGAGGTCACGGTCTATTCGCAGGCCAACCTCGTGGCGGACTCGCTTGCCGACTACCTCGTGCGCCATCCCGACATGTACGGCACCAGCACCGAGAGCCGCTTCCTGACCACCGGCGATCCGCGCAAGGTCTCGGTGCATGCGACGCAGTTCCTGAAGCGGCCGCTGAGCTTCGAGTCCGCCTGA
- the map gene encoding type I methionyl aminopeptidase, with translation MTITGMDDLEGLKDIGRIVANTLQGMGKAVEPGMTTRELDEIGRALLEREGAESAPEACYDFPGATCISINEEIAHGIPGPRVIKAGDLVNIDVSASKAGIFADTGATFRVGAVRPSLDKLCRDGRKAMQIGISQVGAERPLAGIGNAIGRFAEDRGYTLIRNLASHGVGHSLHEYPEEIPTWPVRGERRRITKGLVLTVEPFLSMGGLWASEGEDGWTLYSEPCAPVVQFEHTVVATEKGAILVTQPG, from the coding sequence ATGACGATCACCGGAATGGACGACCTCGAGGGGCTGAAGGATATCGGCCGGATCGTCGCCAACACCCTTCAGGGCATGGGAAAGGCGGTGGAGCCGGGGATGACCACCCGCGAGCTCGACGAGATCGGCCGCGCCCTGCTCGAGCGCGAGGGCGCCGAATCCGCTCCGGAAGCCTGCTATGATTTTCCCGGCGCGACCTGCATCAGCATCAACGAGGAGATCGCCCACGGCATCCCCGGCCCGCGGGTGATCAAGGCGGGCGATCTCGTCAACATCGACGTCTCGGCCTCGAAGGCCGGCATTTTCGCCGACACCGGCGCGACCTTCCGCGTGGGCGCGGTGAGGCCCTCGCTCGACAAGCTCTGCCGCGACGGCCGGAAGGCGATGCAGATCGGCATCTCGCAGGTTGGCGCGGAGCGGCCGCTGGCGGGGATCGGCAATGCCATCGGGCGCTTCGCCGAGGATCGGGGCTACACGCTCATCCGCAACCTCGCCAGCCACGGTGTCGGCCATTCGCTGCACGAGTACCCCGAGGAGATCCCCACCTGGCCGGTGCGCGGCGAGCGGCGGCGGATCACCAAGGGGCTGGTGCTGACGGTCGAGCCCTTCCTGTCGATGGGCGGGCTCTGGGCCAGCGAGGGCGAGGATGGCTGGACGCTCTACAGCGAGCCCTGCGCGCCCGTGGTGCAGTTCGAGCACACGGTGGTGGCGACCGAGAAGGGCGCGATCTTGGTGACCCAGCCCGGCTGA
- the xth gene encoding exodeoxyribonuclease III produces the protein MKIATFNINGIKARIDALTDWLDEAQPDVALLQEIKSVDEAFPRELFEERGYNVETHGMKSFNGVAILSKHPLEDVTRGLPGDDSDEQARWIEATVVGEKEALRLCGLYLPNGNPVEFDADGQPIRGGKYGYKLDWMDRLHARAQQLLADETPALMAGDYNIIPQAEDAAKPQAWEKDALYLQQSRDAFRRILNLGFTEAFRARVQGPGHYSFWDYQAGAWQRNNGIRIDHVLMTPACADLMLDCGIDRDIRGRDKPSDHVPVWVELAL, from the coding sequence ATGAAGATCGCCACCTTCAACATCAACGGCATCAAGGCGCGCATCGACGCGCTGACCGACTGGCTCGACGAGGCGCAGCCGGATGTCGCGCTGCTGCAGGAGATCAAGTCGGTCGACGAGGCCTTCCCGCGCGAGCTCTTCGAGGAGCGCGGCTACAACGTCGAGACCCACGGCATGAAAAGCTTCAACGGCGTCGCGATCCTCTCCAAGCACCCGCTCGAGGACGTGACCCGAGGCCTGCCGGGCGACGACAGCGACGAGCAGGCACGCTGGATCGAGGCGACCGTCGTGGGCGAGAAGGAGGCGCTGCGCCTCTGCGGGCTCTACCTGCCGAACGGCAACCCGGTGGAGTTCGACGCCGACGGCCAGCCGATCCGCGGCGGCAAGTACGGCTACAAGCTCGACTGGATGGACCGGCTTCACGCCCGCGCGCAGCAGCTGCTGGCCGACGAGACCCCGGCGCTGATGGCCGGGGACTACAACATCATCCCGCAGGCCGAGGACGCCGCCAAGCCGCAGGCCTGGGAGAAGGACGCGCTCTATCTCCAGCAGAGCCGCGACGCCTTCCGCCGCATCCTCAACCTCGGCTTCACCGAGGCCTTCCGCGCCCGCGTGCAGGGGCCGGGCCACTATTCCTTCTGGGACTACCAGGCGGGCGCGTGGCAGCGGAACAACGGCATCCGCATCGACCACGTGCTGATGACCCCCGCCTGCGCCGACCTGATGCTGGACTGCGGCATCGACCGCGACATCCGCGGCCGCGACAAGCCGTCGGACCACGTGCCGGTCTGGGTCGAGCTGGCGCTCTGA
- the grxD gene encoding Grx4 family monothiol glutaredoxin codes for MTTEATTRIEETVKANDVVLFMKGTKTMPQCGFSSRVAGVLNYMGVEYLDVNVLADDAIRQGIKDYSDWPTIPQLYIKGEFVGGCDIVTEMTLSGELDTLFEQSGVTYDKAAAEKIREANA; via the coding sequence ATGACGACTGAAGCAACCACCCGGATCGAAGAGACGGTCAAGGCGAACGACGTCGTGCTCTTCATGAAGGGCACCAAGACCATGCCGCAATGCGGCTTCTCGAGCCGCGTCGCCGGCGTGCTCAACTACATGGGCGTCGAGTATCTCGACGTGAACGTGCTGGCCGACGATGCGATCCGCCAGGGCATCAAGGATTACTCGGACTGGCCGACGATCCCGCAGCTCTACATCAAGGGCGAATTCGTCGGCGGCTGCGACATCGTCACCGAGATGACCCTGTCGGGCGAGCTCGACACGCTCTTCGAGCAGAGCGGCGTGACCTACGACAAGGCCGCTGCCGAAAAGATCCGCGAAGCCAACGCCTGA
- a CDS encoding GNAT family N-acetyltransferase, which produces MTAITIRAAASPEDFAAVRRLCLAYREDLRTHHPAAPALVALFYPDPAYTELLDALPGKHDAVLLAELAGAPVGCAMSQRLPGGAVEIKRVYVAPEARGHGLAGLLVEDLASRARARGAPLLQLDTMRTLGAACHLYAKLGFSERGPYQPVPEEALPHLRFFERAP; this is translated from the coding sequence GTGACCGCGATCACGATCCGCGCGGCGGCGAGTCCCGAGGATTTCGCCGCCGTCCGCAGGCTCTGCCTCGCCTACCGCGAGGACCTGCGCACCCACCACCCCGCCGCCCCGGCGCTGGTGGCGCTCTTCTACCCCGACCCCGCCTATACCGAGCTGCTGGACGCCCTGCCCGGCAAGCACGATGCCGTGCTGCTGGCCGAGCTCGCCGGCGCGCCGGTCGGCTGCGCCATGTCGCAGCGGCTGCCGGGCGGCGCGGTCGAGATCAAGCGTGTCTACGTGGCGCCCGAGGCACGCGGCCACGGGCTCGCCGGGCTGCTGGTCGAGGACCTCGCTTCCCGCGCCCGCGCCCGCGGCGCGCCGCTGCTGCAACTCGACACGATGCGGACGCTCGGGGCCGCCTGCCATCTCTATGCCAAGCTCGGCTTTTCCGAGCGCGGCCCCTACCAGCCGGTGCCCGAGGAGGCGCTGCCGCACCTGCGCTTCTTCGAACGCGCGCCCTGA
- a CDS encoding BolA/IbaG family iron-sulfur metabolism protein produces MAIEATEIEQLIRAAFPEAKITITDLAGDGNHYAAEVIDESFRGQNRVQQQRAVYAALKGKMDGNHGELHALALTTKAPD; encoded by the coding sequence ATGGCAATCGAAGCGACGGAGATCGAACAGCTCATCCGCGCCGCCTTCCCCGAGGCCAAGATCACCATCACCGACCTTGCCGGAGACGGCAATCACTATGCCGCGGAGGTCATCGACGAAAGCTTCCGTGGTCAGAACCGCGTCCAGCAGCAGCGGGCCGTCTATGCCGCGCTGAAGGGCAAGATGGACGGCAACCACGGCGAGCTGCATGCGCTGGCGCTCACCACCAAGGCCCCGGACTAA